Proteins from a single region of Acidobacteriota bacterium:
- the cas1 gene encoding CRISPR-associated endonuclease Cas1 produces the protein MATPSLQPENVETSPGKKPLPELLPARMLNEFVYCPRLFYYEWVEGVFRGSADTADGSARHRRVDGEPGAFAPAPQLAEAGIKARSIELSSDRLKLFARLDLVESADGGAGVEVTPVDYKRGRPADADGMPAAWPADRAQIAAQVLLLRDNGYACREGVLYYAATKQRVTVPVDAALEAEIASLLEQARTAAAGPLPPPLEDSPKCPRCSLVGICLPDETSALHALELSHAGAGRQLALFAEPAEPGRPVRQLVSARDDLRPLYLNSQGMRVGKSGQVIQVREKDALVQEARLGEISQVNVFGNVQVSTQAIQEFCRTNVPVCYFSHSAWFYGITTGLSSRNVLLRRRQFHTADNSALALELARALVAGKIRNQRTLLQRNHIAPPPEALLQMKRLADEALLAPSQASLLGIEGAAAATYFQHFPGMLKPEDDFDAGASAGAGLRFDFRGRNRRPPRDPVNALLSLAYSMLTKDLTVVCQALGFDPYWGYYHQPRFSRPALALDLMEPFRPLIADSAVLSAVNTRMVTADDFVQSGPAVALTEKGRKGFLHAYELRMGSLVTHPDLDYRVSYRRLLEIQARLLIRYLDGELMTYPPFVTR, from the coding sequence ATGGCTACACCATCCCTACAGCCGGAGAATGTCGAAACCAGTCCGGGGAAAAAGCCGCTCCCCGAGCTGTTGCCCGCGCGCATGTTGAATGAATTCGTCTACTGCCCGCGGCTGTTCTACTACGAGTGGGTCGAGGGCGTATTCCGCGGCAGCGCCGACACCGCCGACGGCTCGGCGCGCCACCGCCGCGTCGATGGCGAGCCGGGCGCCTTCGCGCCCGCGCCTCAACTGGCAGAAGCCGGAATCAAAGCGCGATCAATTGAACTTTCCAGCGACCGCTTGAAGCTGTTCGCGCGCCTCGACTTGGTGGAATCGGCCGACGGCGGGGCAGGCGTCGAGGTAACCCCTGTCGACTACAAACGCGGCCGTCCCGCCGATGCGGACGGCATGCCCGCCGCCTGGCCCGCCGACCGCGCCCAGATTGCCGCCCAGGTGCTGCTGCTGCGCGACAACGGCTACGCCTGCCGCGAGGGCGTCCTCTACTACGCCGCCACCAAGCAGCGGGTGACGGTGCCGGTCGATGCGGCGCTGGAAGCCGAAATTGCCTCCCTATTAGAGCAAGCGCGCACGGCGGCGGCCGGTCCGCTTCCGCCGCCGCTCGAGGACAGCCCCAAGTGCCCGCGCTGTTCGCTCGTCGGCATCTGCCTGCCCGATGAAACCAGCGCCCTGCACGCGCTCGAGCTCTCCCACGCCGGAGCCGGGCGCCAGTTGGCTCTGTTTGCCGAACCGGCGGAGCCAGGCCGGCCGGTGCGCCAACTCGTCAGCGCGCGCGACGATCTGCGCCCGCTCTACCTCAACTCGCAGGGCATGCGCGTGGGCAAATCGGGCCAGGTAATTCAGGTGCGAGAGAAAGACGCCCTGGTGCAGGAGGCGCGCCTGGGCGAGATTTCGCAGGTCAACGTCTTCGGCAACGTACAGGTCTCCACCCAGGCGATTCAGGAGTTCTGCAGGACGAATGTGCCGGTCTGCTATTTCTCGCACAGCGCATGGTTTTACGGCATCACCACCGGCCTGAGCAGCCGCAACGTGCTGCTGCGCCGGCGGCAATTTCACACCGCCGACAACTCCGCCCTGGCGCTGGAACTGGCGCGCGCCCTGGTGGCCGGCAAAATCCGCAATCAGCGCACCCTGCTGCAGCGCAACCATATCGCACCTCCGCCCGAGGCGCTGCTGCAAATGAAACGGCTGGCCGACGAGGCCCTGCTGGCGCCGTCGCAGGCGAGTCTGCTGGGCATTGAGGGCGCAGCCGCGGCAACCTACTTCCAGCATTTTCCGGGGATGCTGAAGCCCGAAGATGATTTCGATGCCGGGGCCTCCGCCGGCGCCGGGCTGCGCTTCGACTTCCGCGGACGCAACCGCCGCCCGCCGCGCGATCCCGTGAATGCTCTGCTCTCGCTCGCCTACAGCATGCTCACCAAAGACCTGACTGTGGTCTGCCAGGCGCTGGGCTTTGACCCCTACTGGGGCTATTACCATCAGCCGCGTTTCAGCCGCCCCGCCCTGGCGCTGGATCTGATGGAGCCCTTCCGCCCGCTGATCGCCGACTCCGCAGTCCTAAGCGCGGTCAACACGAGAATGGTCACGGCCGACGATTTCGTCCAGTCCGGACCGGCCGTGGCGCTGACCGAGAAGGGCCGAAAGGGTTTTCTCCACGCCTACGAGCTGCGCATGGGCAGCCTGGTGACCCACCCCGACCTGGACTACCGCGTCAGCTACCGTCGCCTGCTGGAGATTCAGGCGCGCCTGCTCATCCGCTACCTCGACGGCGAGCTGATGACCTACCCGCCCTTCGTGACCCGATGA